The Apibacter raozihei DNA segment ATTCTAGAGGTAATATCTTAAATCATTATTATACCCTTTCAGGAGAAGGTACTGCTTGTATCAATAAAAATTTAAAATATTTCTGCAATGATATAGATGCCGAAGACAGTGCCTTAGCACTTTTCTGGGTTGTTACTTATGAGTATTATAAACATTCCAAAGACTTAACACTTTTTACTGTTGATGTTAAAAAGAAATTAGAACTTTCTGCACACTATGTTATAAATAATCTTTTGAAAGAAAATAATTTGACTATTGCCAAAAAAGATTATTCTGCTTATTATACGATGGACAATTGTGAAGTTTATAAAGGTTTTTTGTATTTATCTAAAATAGAAAATGAAATTTATAATGACCAGGTTTTAGCAGAATATTATCAAAATAAAGCTGAAAATTGTAAGGTTGCAATTCAAAATTTATCATATGATTATACAACAGATTTATATAAATGGGAACTGAATATAAATTCGAATCCCGATATTTGGTATGGAAATAAGGGAGGAATAGTACCTACGCTATGGCCACAGTTATTTGAAGTGGATCAATTCAGTGATTTGCGCTCAGAATACTCAAGAAAAATGGTTGAACATAAATTTCCAGACTGGCACTCCGAAAAAAAAATCAATATTTTAATGCTTTTGTAGGTTATATATTTTCTAAAAATGAAAATTTGAATAAAGCCAATAGGCAACTTAATTTGCTTCTCAGAGAATACAACGGTTTATACCCCAGTCCTCCTTGTTATATCGGAGATGCAGGTTGGGCTTTGTTAACCATGAATATAATCAATCCATTGCTGGCTGTTGATGAAACTACTCATAAGAAAACAGACTACCAAATTTCGCCCAATCCAGCAACTTCCAGATTTAGCATCCTGTGTACAAATCCTGATAAAATAAAAAAAATATTTTTATATAACCAAGAAGGTAAGTTGATAAAAAAAGTGAATAATAAATCTGAAATGGAAATTTCAGAGCTTGAATCAGGAGTATATATAGTTCAAATTACAGGTGATAATTTTGAAAGACCTCAGAATTTGAAGTTAATAGTTCAATAGCCAAGGTCTTTCAACTCTAATTTTTAAAAAATTATTCTAAAATTTCATTAAGGACCTGAGCAGAAGTTGAATTAGGAAATGTAATCTGTACTTTTTGAGACAAAGTAGGGGCTATTTCGGTAATCACTTGTTTTTTATGACTTATTCCATGATGAATTTTCCAGCCGTAAAATAGAGCAGGTACATGCGTATCGTAAGTATAGCTTGCACCATGGGTAGTTCCTTCCTTCATATATTCCATATATGCAGGCTTTAAAAGAACATATAATTGCCCGTTTTGAGTTTTATCATATCCTCTGAAAATCATTGAAGCATGCTCATCAGTAGGATTAGCAGATAAAATTTGAGCTTCAGTATACACTCGTTTAACCCAAGGAAAACTTTCTACATAAGAGACTAATTTTTCAATAATTTCATTTGGGTTTTTACCTGATGATGCAATAGCATCTTCGTTCAAATATATGTTTTGTGTAGAATAAGTTTCAATAAAATCTTTTCCGAAAGTCTGTACAGAAAAATCTTTAAGTTTTTTTGTTACTTCTTTGTAATCAATAGAAGCAACTTCATATCCATTATCATTTAAGTAAAGAGGGTTTTCAGCACCGGAATGATCGGCTGTCAAAAACAATAAGTAATTGTTTTTGCCTATTTTGGCATCTAAAAATGAGAGTAAATCAGCAATATTTTCATCTAATCTCATATAAGTATCCTGAGTTTCCATAGATCTTGGCGAAGTCATGTGAGAAATCACATCAGTGGCAGAAAAGCTTAAAGCTAAAAAATCAGTATCAGCATCTTTACCCAAATCTTCTCTGACAATTAATTCTTTAGCAAAATCAACGATCATATCACTTGTAAAAGGAGTGGATTTTAAAACTTTTGCACCTTGTTTATCGTAAGCTTCTTTTAAATTATATGGAAATACAGCTTTTTGATCTGCCGTAAATGACATCATTTCATACGAATTATTATCTGAAAGGCTCTCTTTATATAGAGATTTATCTCTAAAAAGGTTCCAGCCTTCATTAATATATTTCATATACTTTTTCTCCAGATTATACGTATTTACCCAAGCAGGAAAATCTTTACCGTAAAATGTACTTGAGATAAAGTTTCCATTATCCGAAAGCCAGTACGCACGATCGGCAAAATGACCGGCAGGTAAAATAGCCCCCCGGTCTTTCATACTTACTCCAAAAACTTTGCCTCTGAAATTTGTTGACAATTTTAATTCATCTGTAATGGTTGTAGACTGTAAATTTTTAGGAGACATTTTACCTTCACTTTCCTGAGCCGGTGTTCCTAAAGGACTTACTGTATCATCTTCAGTGCAATACATTTTCTTTTTACGTTCCCGGTTATACCAGCTGTTTCCCATAATTCCATGATTTACAGGTGTGGTACCTGTATATATAGATGCGTGTCCAGGTGCAGTGTGTGTAGGTACATAATTATAATGCATATTTGAATAAAGAAATCCATCCTTTATCAATCGTTTAAAACCTTTATTTGAAAAATAAGGATCGTACCTGTAAAGGTATTCCATTCGCATTTGATCAACGACAATACCAATAATTAATTTAGGCCTTTCAGTTTGAGCATAGGAAAAAGAATATCCTACGGTTAAAGCGATTAAAAAAAACAATTTAAAAGCTTTTATTTTAATATATTTCATTTGATTAAATAAAGATAAGATTAAAATTTACTAAGTCTGTCAAGGGCAAATGTTATCATTGAATCTATAGCAGCGTACGGATCAGTACTGAATGTACCTGAAGCACGATTGGCTATTATGGTATTTAATGATAAAGCCTTATGCCCCATAAGCTTGGATAAGCCATATATGGCAGATGTTTCCATTTCAAAATTTGTGATTCTATGATGTTGATAATGAAAATTTGCAAGTTTTTCATTCATAGCCTGATCATCCAGATCCAACCTCAAAATTCTTCCCTGAGGTCCGTAAAATCCTATCGCTGTTGCTGTAATTCCCTGATAAATGGATGAGTCTTTTGTCATATGATGTAACAAATCTTCGGAACAATCTACAAGGTAAGGTAGTGCTCTTTTAGAATTCCACTGAGTCTGATTGACAAATTCCTCAATCATTTGATCTGAATAAAAGCTCTCAGTATGATTATAAAAGCTCATTAACCCGTCAAATCCCAAACCTTTAGCAGAAGCAACTATACTATCTACAGGTATATCTGCTTGTAAAGATCCTGAGGTTCCTAACCGTACGAAAGTGAGCTGGGTAGGAGTTGATTTGATTTCTTTATTTTCAAAATCTATATTTGCTAAAGCATCAAGTTCGTTAAGAACAATGTCAATATTATCTGTTCCCATTCCTGTAGAAATTACAGTAAGTCTTTTACCTTTGTACGTACCGGTATGTGAAACTATTTCCCGTTTTTGAGAAGCAACTTCAATGGTATCGAAGTAGTTTGATACTTTAGGAACTCTATCCGGATCTCCGACTAATATAATAGTATCTGCAAGCTCTTCAGGTTTTAAATTACAATGATATACTTTACCTTCTGGATTCAGAATTAATTCTGAATTTGCT contains these protein-coding regions:
- a CDS encoding T9SS type A sorting domain-containing protein codes for the protein MNKANRQLNLLLREYNGLYPSPPCYIGDAGWALLTMNIINPLLAVDETTHKKTDYQISPNPATSRFSILCTNPDKIKKIFLYNQEGKLIKKVNNKSEMEISELESGVYIVQITGDNFERPQNLKLIVQ
- the pafA gene encoding alkaline phosphatase PafA, with translation MKYIKIKAFKLFFLIALTVGYSFSYAQTERPKLIIGIVVDQMRMEYLYRYDPYFSNKGFKRLIKDGFLYSNMHYNYVPTHTAPGHASIYTGTTPVNHGIMGNSWYNRERKKKMYCTEDDTVSPLGTPAQESEGKMSPKNLQSTTITDELKLSTNFRGKVFGVSMKDRGAILPAGHFADRAYWLSDNGNFISSTFYGKDFPAWVNTYNLEKKYMKYINEGWNLFRDKSLYKESLSDNNSYEMMSFTADQKAVFPYNLKEAYDKQGAKVLKSTPFTSDMIVDFAKELIVREDLGKDADTDFLALSFSATDVISHMTSPRSMETQDTYMRLDENIADLLSFLDAKIGKNNYLLFLTADHSGAENPLYLNDNGYEVASIDYKEVTKKLKDFSVQTFGKDFIETYSTQNIYLNEDAIASSGKNPNEIIEKLVSYVESFPWVKRVYTEAQILSANPTDEHASMIFRGYDKTQNGQLYVLLKPAYMEYMKEGTTHGASYTYDTHVPALFYGWKIHHGISHKKQVITEIAPTLSQKVQITFPNSTSAQVLNEILE
- a CDS encoding nucleoside phosphorylase; the protein is MTQKLANSELILNPEGKVYHCNLKPEELADTIILVGDPDRVPKVSNYFDTIEVASQKREIVSHTGTYKGKRLTVISTGMGTDNIDIVLNELDALANIDFENKEIKSTPTQLTFVRLGTSGSLQADIPVDSIVASAKGLGFDGLMSFYNHTESFYSDQMIEEFVNQTQWNSKRALPYLVDCSEDLLHHMTKDSSIYQGITATAIGFYGPQGRILRLDLDDQAMNEKLANFHYQHHRITNFEMETSAIYGLSKLMGHKALSLNTIIANRASGTFSTDPYAAIDSMITFALDRLSKF